The Deltaproteobacteria bacterium DNA window CGTCGTGAGTTCCGGGAACAACGCAAAATCCCGATCTCGCGTCAGCAACGCCTCGACGCCGTGGGCAAGACAAATGGCGGCGATCCGTGCATCGTGAACGATGGCGCCCCGCACCCGAGGCCGCTGGGCCAGGCCGCCCAGGATATCGAGGAAGTCGTCGGTTTCTCCGATCAGGCTGTTAGAGGGCGACGCCGTCCAGGCTTCAAGTTGCCGCCAGGCACGCGCGGGCGGGGTAGCCGCGTCCTTCCAGATCCGGGGGTTCGTCACGACACTGAA harbors:
- a CDS encoding PIN domain-containing protein, producing MIYLIDTNVLVYAHRRESDLHEAALALVRDLAEGDRAWAIPWPCCYEFFSVVTNPRIWKDAATPPARAWRQLEAWTASPSNSLIGETDDFLDILGGLAQRPRVRGAIVHDARIAAICLAHGVEALLTRDRDFALFPELTTRDPFRRRA